In Candidatus Binataceae bacterium, the DNA window GTTCTCGAGAATTTTGACGGCTTTATCGAGCTGGACGTCTTTCTCGGGTTGAGCCTTTTTCGACTGCTCCGCAGGCTTGATAGTCGGATTTGCGCCGCCGCTGTCTGAGCTGGGCGGTTTGCCAGGCGCGCCGGTCTTCTGCTGATTGTTCTGGAAATGATGAGGCAGATCGCTCTCGTGGATTTCGTCTTCGTTGTTGAGCTGGATGTCGGGCGTCTCGAGCGTGGCTAGCGTCGGCTTGGGTGGCTCGACGATGACGTCAGGGGTGATGCCGACCGCCTGAATCGAACGGCCATTGGGAGTGTAGTAGCGGGCCGTAGTGAGGCGCAGCGCAGACTCGTCATCGAGCGGCAGGATGGTCTGCACGGAGCCCTTGCCGAAGCTCAGCGTGCCGGCGACGATCACGCGGCGCTGATCCTGCAAGGCGCCGGCCACGATCTCGCTGGCGCTGGCGCTGCCGCCGTTAATCAGCACGACCATCGGGTAATCCTTGTAGCTGCGCTTCTTGTGAGCGAAGTACTTCTGCTGCTGATTCTCGGCGCGTCCCTGTGTATAGACGATCAGTCCGCCATCAAGAAAATCGTCGGAGACAGAAACAGCCTGGTTCAGGAGACCGCCCGGGTTGTCGCGCAGATCCAGCACCAGCCCCTTGATTGGGCCGTGCTTGCTGAATTTGCTGAGCGCCTTTTCGAGGTCGGCGTTGGTGCCGTCCTCGAAGGTCGAGATGCGGACGTAGTCATAACCGTTCTTGAGTTCTTTGGCCTTGACCGACTGGATCCGAATGACGTCGCGCTCGACCGCAACCGTGAAGAGATCGGGGATACCGTCGCGATGCAGGGTCAGGCGGATTTTGCTGCCCTTGGGACCGCGCATCATTTTGACCGCGTCGGTCAGGGTCATGCCCTTGGTGAAGTCGTCGTTGATCTTGATGATCTGATCGCCGGACTTGATGCCGGCTTTGGCCGCGGGCGTATCCTCGATCGGGGAGACCACGGTCAGCATGTCGTTCTTGATGGTGATTTCGATGCCGAGGCCGCCGAAACTTCCGCGCGTTTCGACTTCAAGGTCGTGGTAAAGGTCGGGCGTCAGATAGGCGCTGTGCGGATCGAGCGACGAGAGCATCCCGATGATCGCGCCGTCGACCAGACGTTTGGTCGAGACTGGCTCGACGTAGTTTTTCTGTACGATCGCCAGCACGTTGGCGAAGGTCTGGAGCTCTTTGTAAGTATCGTCGGTTAGCGCCTGCGCGCGCCGCACGGCGAGGTCACCGATGACTACGAGGCAGACGATGAGCGCCATGCTCATCCCAACGATTAATCGATTGCGCTTGTGTCCTGGCATCACCAATCCGTCCGTAAATTCGCCATAATTCGCAGCCGCCGCCGACGCTGCGAAAGCTTGATTTTTGGTTCCATCAGCCTTTGGCCTTGATCAAATCATTGAGCGCGTCACGCATATCAGCGCTGGCCCAGTCATACGGGCCGACATGATGGGCGACGATGCGGCCGTCGCGACCGATCACAAACGATTCGGGCAGTCCACTCACGTCGTAGGCCTCGCCCACTACATTGCGTGGATCGAGCAGCACCGGGAAGCCCAGATGGTTGTCTTTGACGTAACCGGGCACGGGCTTCACGTCGGCGTCCTCGCTGACGGCGAGCACGACGAAGTCATTGTTGTTTTGGAAATTGCGGTAGAGCGCCTGAATCGACGGCATCTCGCCGCGGCAGGGCGGGCACCAGGTCGCCCACAGATTGAGGAAGACGATTTTGCCCCGCAAGGCGGCGAGCGAGTGCGGCTTGCCGTCGAGACCGGTCAAAGTGAAGTCGGGGGCCAGCTTGCCGGCGGCCACGACCGAAGCGCCGGCGTCAACGTTGGCGTCGGCCGATGCGCGCCTCCCGCGATTCGTGAGCGCGTTGGCGGCGATCATCGCGAGCGCCGCGATCATCGCGAGCCCCGCCAGTGTGGACAAGATTTTGCCGTCGCGACTCATTGCTTAGGCGGTCAGCGCGGCGCGCGAATCGAGCGCTTGCGGCCGCCGTGACAGCCACGCCCAAGCGAGCGCGCCCGCCGCGATCATCGGAATTGAGATCAATTGCGCCTCGCTCAAACCCCACATCACGCGCGGGTTGATTCTAACGAACTCAACTATGAAGCGTGCGGCACCGGCTAGGATCAGGTAGAGGCAGAGCAGTTCGCCATCGAACTTCGCCCGCGAGCGCATCGCCCAGATTACCCCGAAGATCGCGAGGTAGAGGATCACCTCATAGAGCGGGGCCGGATGCACTCGCACACCGGGAAAGAAGCCGTCAACCAGCGCGCCGGCTGGATCGAGCTTAAGCACCGTCGCGGGAATGAGGCCGCCGTCGGCCAGGTGCAGATCGCCATGCCATCCGACGATCGCGCGCGGGAAGGCCATCGCCCACGGCAGCGTCGAGGGCAACCCCCAGTCGC includes these proteins:
- a CDS encoding S41 family peptidase, encoding MPGHKRNRLIVGMSMALIVCLVVIGDLAVRRAQALTDDTYKELQTFANVLAIVQKNYVEPVSTKRLVDGAIIGMLSSLDPHSAYLTPDLYHDLEVETRGSFGGLGIEITIKNDMLTVVSPIEDTPAAKAGIKSGDQIIKINDDFTKGMTLTDAVKMMRGPKGSKIRLTLHRDGIPDLFTVAVERDVIRIQSVKAKELKNGYDYVRISTFEDGTNADLEKALSKFSKHGPIKGLVLDLRDNPGGLLNQAVSVSDDFLDGGLIVYTQGRAENQQQKYFAHKKRSYKDYPMVVLINGGSASASEIVAGALQDQRRVIVAGTLSFGKGSVQTILPLDDESALRLTTARYYTPNGRSIQAVGITPDVIVEPPKPTLATLETPDIQLNNEDEIHESDLPHHFQNNQQKTGAPGKPPSSDSGGANPTIKPAEQSKKAQPEKDVQLDKAVKILENWSEYKVQLARR
- a CDS encoding prolipoprotein diacylglyceryl transferase, which gives rise to MIPILLHLGPIPIYSFGVMAALGFLAGNFTLSLECRRRGYDSGLADAIVVWGALAGFAGSRIYDVFDNWPAYMAHPSSIVLSGAGFVWYGGLIAGILSTWIIARLRKIPFLTITDMCAAPLALGMAFGRMGCLLSGDGDWGLPSTLPWAMAFPRAIVGWHGDLHLADGGLIPATVLKLDPAGALVDGFFPGVRVHPAPLYEVILYLAIFGVIWAMRSRAKFDGELLCLYLILAGAARFIVEFVRINPRVMWGLSEAQLISIPMIAAGALAWAWLSRRPQALDSRAALTA
- a CDS encoding TlpA disulfide reductase family protein gives rise to the protein MSRDGKILSTLAGLAMIAALAMIAANALTNRGRRASADANVDAGASVVAAGKLAPDFTLTGLDGKPHSLAALRGKIVFLNLWATWCPPCRGEMPSIQALYRNFQNNNDFVVLAVSEDADVKPVPGYVKDNHLGFPVLLDPRNVVGEAYDVSGLPESFVIGRDGRIVAHHVGPYDWASADMRDALNDLIKAKG